A segment of the Candidatus Izimaplasma bacterium HR1 genome:
TGACGGTACTGGTATGTGTGGTAATTGTAGAGTATCTATCGGTGGTAAAACATTTTTTGCATGTGTTGATGGACCAGACTTTCCTGGTGAAGAAGTTGATTTTGATGAACTCTTAGCGAGACAAAACTACTATCATGATGAGGAACATATTTGCAATCTGGAGATGAAGTTAAAATGAAGCAATCAAGAATAAAAATGAATGTTTTAGATAGCGTTAAAAGACAATCTAATTTTGAAGAGGTAGCATGTGGATTCACGCTAGACGAGTCAAAACTTGAAGCTTCACGTTGTTTGGACTGTAAAAATCCACGATGTGTTGATGCTTGTCCTGTACATATAGATATACCGAAATTTATAAAAGAAATATTGAGTAATGATATAGAAAATGCTTATTTTACGCTGTATAATGACAACATCTTACCTGCTATTTGTGGTAGAGTTTGTCCTCAAGAAAAGCAGTGTGAAGGGGCTTGTATCCTAAATGTTAAAGGTGAAAGTGTATCGATTGGTGCACTAGAAAGATATTTAGGCGATTATGCATTAAGTAATGATCTCGTTAAGGAAGAAACAATATCTAATAATGGTATTAAAATTGCAGTTGTAGGTAGTGGTCCTAGTGGTATAAGTAATGCCGCTAGTATGAGAAGACTAGGATATGATGTTACAGTGTATGAAGCACTACATGAATATGGTGGTGTACTAAAATATGGGATCCCTGATTTTAGATTACCAAAGACTATTGTTGAACAAGAGATTAACAAGGTTAAAGATTTAGGTGTTAAGTTTGAAAAGAATGTACTAATAGGAAAATCAATAACTATTGACCAACTAAAAGAAGACTATGACTATAAAGCAGTATTTATAGGAAGTGGTGCAGGATTACCAAGTGCATTAAATATAGCAGGGGAGAACTTCAGTGGAGTTTATTATGCTAATGAATTCCTCACAAGAGTTAACCTTATGAAGTCACGTGATTTTCCTCATAATCCTACACCTGTAAAAATTGGTAGTAATGTAGCAGTGGTCGGTGGTGGTAACGTAGCAATGGATGCAGCTAGAACAGCAAAAAGATTAGGTGCAAAAAATGTGTTTATCTTATACCGTAGAGATATGGAAAGTTTACCTGCAAGACTTGAAGAGATACATCATGCAATAGAAGAAGATATAGATTTTAGACTACTTAGAAACCCAGTAGAATTTATTGGAGAAAACTATATTGTTAAACGAGTGAAATGTGAAATTATGGAACTAGGTGAGAAGGATTCTTCAGGTAGAAGACGTCCAATGCCAACTGGGAACTATATTACTTTTGATATTGACTCATGCATTATATCTATTGGGCAAAAGCCGAATCCAATTCTAAAAAAATCTACTCTAGATTTAGAAACAGACAAGTGGGGTAGGATAGTTGTTAATGATTTTCAAACGTCGATACCGGGTGTTTTTGCTGGTGGTGATGTTGTTAGTGGAGCAGCAACTGTTATTTTAGCAATGGGTGCTGGTAAAGATGCTAGTATTTATATGGATAAATATATTAAGAATCTGCAGTAAATTTGACAAAATAATCAAAAAGATATACACTTTTCTTAGATACTTTGAATATCAAATCAAAATTTAGGAGGAGTTTATGTCAAAAATTGGTTTACTAGTATGTGGAAATTCTGGAATAGATTATATTGATCATAAGTATGATATATCTGTTATTAGATCTATTTTATTTGTCGGACATACTGAATACTCAGATTACGTAGATATTAAAGCCGGAGACTTTTATAAAATGTTATTAGAGGATCCCAGTTTAACCCCAACTACAGCCCAGGCTGCAACTGGTGTTATCGTAGAACAATATAAGGAAATGATTGCAAAAGGTTACGATGAACTAATCGTGATTTCAGTCTCTCAAAAACTAAGTGGAACATATGAGGGTTGTGTTCTTGCTGCTAATATGATTGATGATGCTAAAATAACTGTTTTTGATTCTGGTACTGTTAGTTTCCCAGAGGCAAGAATGGCATTAGATGCCGCTAAAATGGTCCAAAAAGGAAAAACAACTGAAGAAATAGTTGCACATTTAGAGGAATTGCGAGATAATCATCGTATATTGTTCAGTGTTGAAACTCTTAGATACCTTGTTAAAAACGGTCGTTTAAGTGGAGCTTCAGGATTTTTTGGAAGTATGTTAAAAATTAAACCAATGTTAGAAGTTACCAAAGATGGTAGAGTCGAAGCAATTGAAAAAATTCGTACCCTTTCAAAAGCTACTGAACGTATAATAGAAAAGTTCTTAGAAGAACTTGGAGATAAAGATGTTGAAGTCTTTATGATTGAAGCAGAAGCAAAAGAAAGAGTAGAATATATTAGATCAAAGATACTAGAAGCAAGACCAGATATAAAAGAAATAAAAGCCTATCCTTTAACACCAGTAGTTGGCGCACATGCGGGACCTGGGTGTGTAGGAATAGGATATATAGTTAAATAGGGAGGTATTAGATGGACACACCTAAGCAAGTAATTAATGAGCTATTGGTTGAAGTATTTAATCATATCTTAAGTATTGAGGCAGAAGCCTTAAGAAATAGAGGGGTTAAACTGTCAATGAATGAAGTTCATGTCTTAGAAGCTATTGTTAAAACAGAGGAACCAACAATGACTCACTTAGCACGAAGAATGAGAGTGACAGTTGGGACTTTAACCACAGCTATGAATAGATTAGTAGAAAAGGGATATTGCACTAGATATCGTGAAGAAGAAGATAAAAGAAAAGTCTTGATAGCTTTAACTGAAAAAGCTGTAGAAGCTCTTGCCGTACACGAAGAGTTTCATGAAGAGATGATAGATTCTGTCATTAAAGACATGAATTTAGACCAAGATGAGGTTTTACTTCAATCACTTAAAAATATTAGTACCTACTTTAAAAACAAGTATTAAGCGAATATACACCTTTACTTTACCTTATATTTTTGATATTAT
Coding sequences within it:
- the gltD_2 gene encoding Glutamate synthase [NADPH] small chain, with the translated sequence MQSGDEVKMKQSRIKMNVLDSVKRQSNFEEVACGFTLDESKLEASRCLDCKNPRCVDACPVHIDIPKFIKEILSNDIENAYFTLYNDNILPAICGRVCPQEKQCEGACILNVKGESVSIGALERYLGDYALSNDLVKEETISNNGIKIAVVGSGPSGISNAASMRRLGYDVTVYEALHEYGGVLKYGIPDFRLPKTIVEQEINKVKDLGVKFEKNVLIGKSITIDQLKEDYDYKAVFIGSGAGLPSALNIAGENFSGVYYANEFLTRVNLMKSRDFPHNPTPVKIGSNVAVVGGGNVAMDAARTAKRLGAKNVFILYRRDMESLPARLEEIHHAIEEDIDFRLLRNPVEFIGENYIVKRVKCEIMELGEKDSSGRRRPMPTGNYITFDIDSCIISIGQKPNPILKKSTLDLETDKWGRIVVNDFQTSIPGVFAGGDVVSGAATVILAMGAGKDASIYMDKYIKNLQ
- a CDS encoding DegV domain-containing protein — encoded protein: MSKIGLLVCGNSGIDYIDHKYDISVIRSILFVGHTEYSDYVDIKAGDFYKMLLEDPSLTPTTAQAATGVIVEQYKEMIAKGYDELIVISVSQKLSGTYEGCVLAANMIDDAKITVFDSGTVSFPEARMALDAAKMVQKGKTTEEIVAHLEELRDNHRILFSVETLRYLVKNGRLSGASGFFGSMLKIKPMLEVTKDGRVEAIEKIRTLSKATERIIEKFLEELGDKDVEVFMIEAEAKERVEYIRSKILEARPDIKEIKAYPLTPVVGAHAGPGCVGIGYIVK
- the hpr gene encoding HTH-type transcriptional regulator Hpr, with translation MDTPKQVINELLVEVFNHILSIEAEALRNRGVKLSMNEVHVLEAIVKTEEPTMTHLARRMRVTVGTLTTAMNRLVEKGYCTRYREEEDKRKVLIALTEKAVEALAVHEEFHEEMIDSVIKDMNLDQDEVLLQSLKNISTYFKNKY